In Salinibacterium sp. ZJ70, one DNA window encodes the following:
- a CDS encoding aldehyde dehydrogenase → MSTMQECIEACQACSMVATMCADACAGMDGMGRCSSMCMNMADMATTMMQMMLRPMAHDMTVMRSMLEACVVMCQACIDECSMHADHHEPCRICMMACENMLSACESLIAKLG, encoded by the coding sequence ATGTCGACGATGCAGGAGTGCATCGAGGCGTGTCAGGCGTGTTCGATGGTGGCGACCATGTGCGCCGACGCGTGCGCCGGCATGGACGGCATGGGCCGCTGCAGCTCGATGTGCATGAACATGGCCGACATGGCGACGACAATGATGCAGATGATGCTGCGTCCGATGGCGCACGACATGACGGTGATGCGCTCCATGCTGGAGGCGTGCGTCGTCATGTGCCAGGCCTGCATCGACGAGTGCAGCATGCACGCCGACCACCACGAGCCGTGCCGCATCTGCATGATGGCCTGCGAGAACATGCTCTCGGCGTGCGAGTCGCTGATCGCGAAGCTCGGCTGA
- a CDS encoding type II secretion system protein — protein MERREHEDPDEHPELAGYVPGEAGTLRGRRMQRIARVVVVLAIIGLVLPGIIIGLGTASRTAELACQIVASTTASQAAMTEARFEFGGFEGPGWYCYATAFNGTETQLQFLGFIPEIKVVPGTPGTDV, from the coding sequence GTGGAGCGACGCGAGCACGAGGATCCGGACGAGCACCCCGAGCTGGCGGGCTACGTTCCGGGCGAAGCGGGAACGCTGCGCGGTCGGCGCATGCAGCGCATCGCGCGCGTCGTCGTGGTGCTCGCGATCATCGGCCTTGTGCTGCCCGGCATCATCATCGGACTCGGCACCGCGTCGCGCACGGCTGAGCTCGCGTGCCAGATCGTCGCATCCACGACGGCATCCCAGGCGGCGATGACGGAGGCGCGCTTCGAGTTCGGCGGCTTCGAGGGCCCGGGCTGGTACTGCTACGCGACGGCGTTCAACGGCACCGAGACGCAGCTGCAGTTCCTCGGCTTCATCCCCGAGATCAAGGTCGTACCCGGGACTCCCGGCACGGATGTGTGA